A single window of Cellulomonas sp. NTE-D12 DNA harbors:
- a CDS encoding NCS2 family permease — MASPRTTDEAPTRSEKPLNPLDRFFHITERGSTIGTEIRGGLVTFFTMAYIIVLNPIILGGKDATGQALAAPATIAATTALIAGVMTILMGVWANFPLALATGLGINAVVAFSIAVLPKMAWQDAMGIVVLEGIIITVLVLTGFRQAVFNAVPTWLKTAISVGIGLFIAFIGVVDSGFVRVPPGAATPVELGQFGSLSTWPVLVFVIGLVLMVILLVKKVRGAILISILSTTVLGIVVEAVAKLGFGTDKNPGGWKSTVPSFPKTIVDAPNFSLLGHFSLFGAFSKIGAITAIVLVFSLLLSDFFDTMGTMVAIGAEAGLNDENGNPPKTREILIVDSLAAVAGGMGGVSSNTAYIESASGVGDGARTGLASIVTGIAFLLSTFLAPLVAVIPSEAAAPALVVVGFLMVTQVLDIDWKSFEIAIPAFFTMILMPFTYSITAGIGAGVIMYVILQAVVGKARKIHPLMWLITVLFVLYFIRGPLQTWIG, encoded by the coding sequence ATGGCATCCCCCCGTACCACCGACGAGGCGCCGACGCGTAGCGAGAAGCCCCTCAACCCCCTCGACCGCTTCTTCCACATCACGGAGCGCGGCTCGACCATCGGCACCGAGATCCGCGGCGGTCTGGTGACCTTCTTCACGATGGCCTACATCATCGTGCTCAACCCGATCATCCTCGGTGGCAAGGACGCCACGGGTCAGGCACTGGCCGCTCCGGCCACCATCGCGGCGACGACGGCGCTGATCGCCGGCGTCATGACCATCCTCATGGGCGTGTGGGCCAACTTCCCGCTGGCCCTGGCCACCGGTCTCGGCATCAACGCGGTGGTGGCCTTCTCCATCGCCGTGCTGCCGAAGATGGCCTGGCAGGACGCGATGGGCATCGTGGTCCTCGAGGGCATCATCATCACGGTCCTGGTGCTCACCGGGTTCCGGCAGGCGGTGTTCAACGCGGTGCCGACGTGGCTGAAGACGGCCATCAGCGTGGGCATCGGCCTGTTCATCGCCTTCATCGGCGTCGTGGACTCCGGCTTCGTCCGCGTCCCGCCGGGCGCGGCCACCCCCGTGGAGCTCGGCCAGTTCGGCTCGCTGTCCACGTGGCCGGTCCTGGTCTTCGTCATCGGCCTGGTGCTGATGGTCATCCTGCTGGTGAAGAAGGTCCGCGGGGCGATCCTCATCTCCATCCTCAGCACCACGGTCCTCGGCATCGTCGTCGAGGCCGTCGCCAAGCTCGGCTTCGGCACCGACAAGAACCCGGGCGGCTGGAAGTCGACGGTCCCGTCGTTCCCCAAGACGATCGTCGACGCGCCCAACTTCTCGCTGCTGGGCCACTTCTCGCTGTTCGGCGCGTTCTCCAAGATCGGCGCGATCACGGCGATCGTCCTGGTGTTCTCCCTGCTGCTGTCGGACTTCTTCGACACGATGGGCACGATGGTGGCCATCGGCGCGGAGGCCGGCCTGAACGACGAGAACGGCAACCCGCCGAAGACCCGCGAGATCCTGATCGTCGACTCCCTCGCCGCCGTCGCCGGTGGCATGGGCGGTGTCTCGAGCAACACCGCGTACATCGAGTCGGCGTCCGGCGTCGGCGACGGTGCGCGCACCGGCCTGGCGTCGATCGTCACCGGCATCGCGTTCCTGCTGTCGACGTTCCTCGCGCCGCTGGTGGCCGTGATCCCGTCGGAGGCCGCCGCGCCTGCGCTCGTCGTCGTCGGCTTCCTCATGGTGACGCAGGTGCTCGACATCGACTGGAAGTCCTTCGAGATCGCCATCCCGGCGTTCTTCACGATGATCCTGATGCCGTTCACCTACTCGATCACCGCGGGCATCGGCGCGGGCGTGATCATGTACGTGATCCTGCAGGCGGTGGTGGGCAAGGCCCGCAAGATCCACCCGCTGATGTGGCTGATCACGGTGCTGTTCGTCCTGTACTTCATCCGCGGGCCGCTCCAGACCTGGATCGGCTGA
- a CDS encoding UDP-glucose/GDP-mannose dehydrogenase family protein: protein MRISVIGCGYLGAVHAACMTVLGHEVVGIDVDEAKVEALRAGRAPFFEPGLPELLAQAEATGRLTFSTSMSDASGADVHFICVGTPQMHGEFRADLTYVDTAVTALAPYLRAGDVVAGKSTVPVGTAERVARVLAPSGAVLVWNPEFLREGFAVQDTLHPDRLVYGLPTDDEGVATAAGEKARAALDEVYAKPLADGTPLVVTDLATAQLVKVAANSFLATKISFINAMAELCEATGADVTRLADAIGYDPRIGRKFLNAGLGFGGGCLPKDIRAFMARAGELGVSDALGFLREIDSINMRRRVRVVDLAREVCHGSIVGRTVAVLGAAFKPDSDDVRDSPALSVAAQMQLQGAHVTVTDPQAIENARAKWPDLRFAADPLEAAAEADVVLLATEWAEYRDLDPDELGAVVAHKRILDGRNVLDPARWRAAGWTYRALGRP, encoded by the coding sequence GTGCGCATCAGTGTCATCGGCTGCGGCTACCTGGGCGCGGTGCACGCCGCGTGCATGACCGTGCTCGGCCACGAGGTGGTGGGCATCGACGTCGACGAGGCCAAGGTCGAGGCGCTGCGGGCCGGTCGCGCGCCCTTCTTCGAGCCCGGTCTGCCCGAGCTGCTCGCGCAGGCGGAGGCCACGGGCAGGCTGACGTTCAGCACGTCGATGTCCGACGCGTCCGGCGCCGACGTGCACTTCATCTGTGTGGGCACGCCGCAGATGCACGGCGAGTTCCGGGCCGACCTCACCTACGTCGACACCGCCGTCACCGCGCTGGCCCCGTACCTGCGGGCGGGCGACGTGGTGGCCGGCAAGTCCACGGTCCCCGTCGGGACCGCGGAGCGGGTGGCCCGCGTGCTGGCGCCGTCCGGCGCCGTGCTCGTCTGGAACCCGGAGTTCCTGCGGGAGGGTTTCGCGGTCCAGGACACGCTGCACCCGGACCGCCTGGTCTACGGTCTGCCGACGGACGACGAGGGCGTCGCGACCGCCGCGGGGGAGAAGGCGCGCGCGGCGCTCGACGAGGTCTACGCGAAGCCCCTGGCGGACGGCACCCCGCTGGTGGTGACCGACCTGGCCACCGCCCAGCTGGTCAAGGTGGCGGCCAACTCGTTCCTCGCCACCAAGATCAGCTTCATCAACGCGATGGCCGAGCTGTGCGAGGCGACGGGTGCCGACGTCACCCGGCTGGCCGACGCGATCGGCTACGACCCCCGGATCGGCCGGAAGTTCCTCAACGCCGGGCTCGGCTTCGGCGGGGGCTGCCTTCCCAAGGACATCCGCGCCTTCATGGCGCGGGCCGGCGAGCTGGGCGTGTCCGACGCGCTGGGCTTCCTCCGCGAGATCGACTCGATCAACATGCGCCGCCGGGTGCGCGTGGTGGACCTGGCCCGCGAGGTCTGCCACGGCTCGATCGTCGGCCGCACCGTCGCGGTGCTGGGCGCCGCGTTCAAGCCCGACTCCGACGACGTGCGGGACTCCCCGGCCCTGAGCGTCGCGGCGCAGATGCAGCTGCAGGGTGCGCACGTCACCGTCACCGACCCGCAGGCCATCGAGAACGCCCGGGCCAAGTGGCCGGACCTGCGGTTCGCCGCCGACCCGCTCGAGGCGGCCGCCGAGGCCGACGTGGTGCTGCTGGCGACGGAGTGGGCGGAGTACCGCGACCTCGACCCGGACGAGCTCGGTGCCGTGGTCGCGCACAAGCGGATCCTCGACGGGCGCAACGTGCTGGATCCCGCGCGGTGGCGCGCGGCGGGCTGGACCTACCGGGCGCTCGGCAGGCCCTGA
- a CDS encoding CAP domain-containing protein, with the protein MAAPPPALRRVRGATTLTIALAVAGALVLVGWVLAHPAGDAALPWTRTPLSQASTDPDAYAAQLRAAVDEQRRHAGMAPLADATCARAAAGQRADLLIGQRLEHAPLDDVRQACPQAVVVRENLSRAAERPVAVVTTWMASTRQRADILDRAITGTAVACTHDGDQMLCVQLLLGGG; encoded by the coding sequence GTGGCCGCCCCTCCCCCGGCGCTGCGTCGCGTCCGCGGAGCGACGACGCTCACGATCGCCCTGGCGGTGGCCGGCGCGCTCGTGCTGGTCGGCTGGGTGCTGGCACATCCCGCCGGGGACGCCGCGCTGCCGTGGACCAGGACGCCGCTGTCCCAGGCGTCCACCGACCCCGACGCCTACGCCGCCCAGCTCCGCGCCGCGGTGGACGAGCAGCGCCGGCACGCCGGCATGGCGCCGCTCGCCGACGCCACGTGCGCCCGGGCTGCAGCCGGGCAGCGCGCCGACCTGCTGATCGGGCAGCGGCTGGAGCACGCGCCGCTCGACGACGTGCGGCAGGCCTGCCCGCAGGCGGTCGTCGTGCGGGAGAACCTCAGCCGCGCCGCCGAGCGCCCGGTCGCCGTGGTGACGACCTGGATGGCGTCCACGCGGCAGCGTGCGGACATCCTCGACCGCGCGATCACGGGGACCGCCGTCGCCTGCACGCACGACGGCGACCAGATGCTCTGCGTCCAGCTGCTGCTCGGCGGGGGCTGA
- a CDS encoding MarR family transcriptional regulator, translated as MPPAVTAPSLAADLRVALSRANRRVRAERGSAGLSDPQFSVLALLTRNGPMTPGQLADADRVQPPTMTRTVNCLVDLGLVSKGENPADGRQVVVSLTEQGVAEVRETRRRRNAWLAQRLAGLTAEERAVLSRAAELLRGIAEQ; from the coding sequence ATGCCCCCCGCCGTGACCGCGCCGAGCCTCGCCGCGGACCTGCGCGTGGCGCTGAGCCGGGCCAACCGCCGGGTGCGCGCCGAGCGCGGCTCCGCCGGCCTGTCCGACCCGCAGTTCTCCGTGCTGGCCCTGCTGACCCGCAACGGCCCCATGACGCCCGGTCAGCTGGCCGACGCCGACCGGGTCCAGCCGCCGACCATGACGCGCACGGTGAACTGCCTGGTCGACCTGGGTCTGGTCAGCAAGGGGGAGAACCCCGCGGACGGCCGCCAGGTGGTCGTCTCCCTGACGGAGCAGGGGGTCGCCGAGGTGCGGGAGACGCGGCGGCGGCGCAACGCCTGGCTCGCCCAGCGCCTGGCGGGCCTGACCGCCGAGGAGCGGGCCGTGCTGTCCCGTGCCGCCGAGCTGCTGAGGGGGATCGCCGAGCAGTGA
- a CDS encoding MFS transporter — translation MSATFSSLRFRNYRLWFGGALVANIGTWMQRVAQDWLVLTQLSHDSGVAVGVVTALQFAPILALSAWAGVLADRVDRRKLLMLTQGLMGVLAAGLGALVLSGHAQLWHVYLFALALGAVSAVDAPVRQTFVAELVPPDKLSNAVGLNSASFNAARLIGPGLAGLLIAAVGTGWVFGINAISFAGTIFALVWMHPGELHRMPLAPRAKGQIREGLAYVRHRTDIMLIMVVMSVVSTFGLNFQLTSAMMARTVFHKGAGQYGILGSILAIGSLAGALLAARRERPRVRLVIGAAFAFGVAAGVLALMPTYPSFAIACIPVGLASLTMMTAANATIQMSTDPAVRGRVMSLYMMVFMGATPIGSPVVGWIGQQFGARWSIGIGSITALLVSTGAAIWAARAWRVQVRLRTRGRPYLVVRHLEAPTEAATEVVRTAA, via the coding sequence GTGAGCGCCACGTTCTCCTCCCTCCGCTTCCGCAACTACCGGCTGTGGTTCGGCGGCGCCCTCGTCGCCAACATCGGCACCTGGATGCAGCGCGTCGCGCAGGACTGGCTGGTGCTGACCCAGCTCTCCCACGACTCAGGCGTGGCCGTCGGCGTGGTCACCGCGCTGCAGTTCGCGCCGATCCTGGCACTGTCGGCGTGGGCCGGCGTGCTGGCCGACCGGGTGGACCGTCGCAAGCTGCTGATGCTGACCCAGGGCCTGATGGGTGTGCTCGCGGCCGGGCTCGGCGCGCTGGTGCTGAGCGGGCACGCGCAGCTGTGGCACGTGTACCTGTTCGCCCTGGCGCTCGGTGCCGTCTCGGCCGTCGACGCACCCGTCCGGCAGACGTTCGTCGCCGAGCTGGTGCCGCCGGACAAGCTGTCCAACGCCGTCGGCCTGAACAGCGCGTCCTTCAACGCCGCCCGCCTGATCGGCCCCGGCCTCGCCGGGCTGCTGATCGCGGCGGTCGGCACCGGCTGGGTGTTCGGAATCAACGCGATCTCGTTCGCCGGCACCATCTTCGCGCTGGTCTGGATGCACCCCGGCGAGCTGCACCGGATGCCGCTGGCGCCTCGCGCCAAGGGTCAGATCCGCGAGGGCCTGGCCTACGTGCGCCACCGCACGGACATCATGCTGATCATGGTGGTGATGAGCGTCGTCTCGACGTTCGGCCTCAACTTCCAGCTGACCAGCGCCATGATGGCCCGCACCGTCTTCCACAAGGGTGCAGGCCAGTACGGCATCCTCGGCTCGATCCTGGCGATCGGTTCCCTGGCCGGTGCGCTGCTCGCCGCGCGCCGCGAGCGGCCCCGCGTGCGGCTGGTGATCGGCGCGGCGTTCGCCTTCGGAGTGGCTGCCGGCGTGCTGGCCCTGATGCCGACGTACCCGTCGTTCGCGATCGCCTGCATCCCCGTCGGCCTCGCGTCGCTCACGATGATGACGGCGGCCAACGCGACCATCCAGATGAGCACCGACCCCGCGGTCCGTGGCCGCGTGATGTCCCTCTACATGATGGTGTTCATGGGCGCGACGCCCATCGGCTCGCCGGTGGTCGGCTGGATCGGCCAGCAGTTCGGCGCCCGCTGGTCCATCGGCATCGGCTCCATCACGGCGCTCCTCGTCTCGACGGGCGCCGCGATCTGGGCGGCTCGGGCGTGGCGGGTGCAGGTGCGGCTTCGGACGCGCGGTCGGCCGTACCTGGTGGTCCGCCACCTCGAGGCGCCGACGGAGGCCGCGACCGAGGTGGTCCGCACCGCGGCGTAG
- a CDS encoding DUF4012 domain-containing protein: MQDDQPTAARSPWPRRLLLTGLGVAVVLVLAAGWLALRVYQAGTALAEAQRALPSGAASLSATDVSAVSTALPHVRSDLARARSAASDPVWRVAEHLPWAGAQLNAVRVVTVALDDVVSSAGPVLDRAQGVLAARDTLLSNGRVNLAPFTDVEPELTRAAQVSTAAAARVQAIDTRRLVHRLAGPVGTVQQLLPKLASALDTGSQLAALVPPMLGADGPRTYLVVALNSAELRSAGGIVGAVAAVQVDHGVVRLVDHRSTADFTELAQPVLPLTDAELAIDTDRLGRWVQDSVLTPDFPRSAQLIAAHWAKDVGGTVDGVIATDPIAVSYLLGAVGGVQTSSGTLDQQSAVPSLLRDPYVGGLAAKAADQYFAQAATAIFGAVVSGKGDPGRLVDAMAKAASDGRVRVWSAHPEEEQRLSVRTLGGAFLSGPYADATGVFLDDGTGGKLDYYLRTAVTVENLRCTGPTPTADVRLDLTYSPPADVASWPRETAGRATGFAPGSLVTDLTVYAAQGAALPSLRLGDDAVVSGLAAQQAGRQVQVVSSVLAPGQSATYRVQVPVRHGAVQVWATPTVASGGLVTATCPS; encoded by the coding sequence ATGCAGGACGACCAGCCGACGGCAGCCCGCTCGCCGTGGCCGCGTCGTCTGCTGCTCACCGGCCTCGGCGTCGCCGTCGTGCTGGTCCTCGCCGCCGGCTGGCTCGCGCTGCGGGTCTACCAGGCCGGCACGGCGCTCGCGGAGGCGCAGCGCGCGCTGCCCTCGGGCGCCGCGAGCCTCAGCGCCACCGACGTGTCGGCGGTGAGCACGGCGCTGCCGCACGTCCGCAGCGACCTGGCCAGGGCGCGGTCGGCCGCCTCGGACCCGGTGTGGCGCGTCGCCGAGCACCTGCCCTGGGCGGGTGCGCAGCTGAACGCGGTCCGGGTCGTCACCGTCGCGCTCGACGACGTGGTGAGCTCCGCCGGTCCGGTGCTCGACCGGGCCCAGGGCGTCCTCGCGGCGCGGGACACGCTGCTGAGCAACGGCCGCGTCAACCTGGCACCGTTCACCGATGTCGAGCCGGAGCTGACGCGGGCCGCCCAGGTGTCCACCGCCGCCGCCGCGCGGGTCCAGGCGATCGACACCCGCCGCCTCGTGCACCGCCTGGCGGGGCCGGTGGGCACCGTGCAGCAGCTGCTGCCCAAGCTGGCGTCGGCGCTGGACACCGGTTCGCAGCTCGCCGCGCTGGTGCCACCGATGCTCGGTGCCGACGGACCACGCACGTACCTCGTCGTCGCACTGAACTCGGCCGAGCTGCGCAGCGCCGGCGGCATCGTCGGCGCCGTCGCGGCGGTGCAGGTGGACCACGGCGTCGTCCGCCTGGTCGACCACCGGTCCACGGCCGACTTCACCGAGCTCGCCCAGCCGGTGCTGCCGCTCACCGACGCCGAGCTCGCGATCGACACCGACCGCCTCGGCCGCTGGGTGCAGGACTCGGTGCTGACGCCGGACTTCCCCCGCTCCGCGCAGCTGATCGCCGCCCACTGGGCCAAGGACGTCGGCGGCACGGTCGACGGCGTGATCGCCACCGACCCGATCGCGGTGTCCTACCTGCTCGGCGCCGTCGGCGGCGTGCAGACGTCCAGCGGCACGCTCGACCAGCAGTCGGCGGTGCCGTCCCTGCTGCGCGACCCGTACGTGGGCGGCCTCGCGGCGAAGGCGGCGGACCAGTACTTCGCCCAGGCGGCGACGGCCATCTTCGGCGCGGTCGTCAGCGGCAAGGGCGACCCCGGGCGGCTGGTCGACGCGATGGCGAAGGCCGCGTCGGACGGCCGCGTCCGCGTGTGGTCCGCGCACCCCGAGGAGGAGCAGCGGCTGTCCGTCCGCACCCTCGGCGGCGCGTTCCTCAGCGGGCCGTACGCCGACGCGACGGGCGTGTTCCTCGACGACGGCACCGGTGGGAAGCTCGACTACTACCTCCGCACCGCCGTCACGGTGGAGAACCTGCGCTGCACCGGTCCCACGCCGACCGCGGACGTGCGCCTGGACCTGACCTACAGCCCGCCGGCGGACGTGGCGTCGTGGCCACGGGAGACCGCCGGTCGGGCCACCGGGTTCGCCCCGGGGTCGCTGGTCACGGACCTGACGGTGTACGCCGCCCAGGGTGCGGCGCTGCCGTCGCTGCGCCTGGGCGACGACGCCGTCGTGTCCGGCCTCGCCGCGCAGCAGGCGGGCCGGCAGGTGCAGGTCGTCTCGAGCGTCCTGGCACCCGGGCAGAGCGCGACCTACCGGGTCCAGGTTCCGGTGCGGCACGGTGCGGTGCAGGTCTGGGCGACGCCCACGGTGGCGTCGGGTGGCCTCGTCACCGCCACCTGCCCGTCCTGA
- a CDS encoding peptidase has protein sequence MTTHARRGLIVIMALLVGLFVAGPAGASTLPTEPGPSGTPCPTDRPGYAAPGVCQLTAHVNPVCVNDVPLLKYSLEEMGTTLTTATITWVHPGGTDVVLTDQPLNGTLLWPGAVLDNKGTIVDWPGWTQQSDGSWTRGDAFDWARQPVEVRFEVNPSTVATVSYPAVAGACDPVNSAVLAADDVTPTSSVRSAVLAATGSDVAPYAFGGAGLVLLGTLLLVIRAAMHRQARQTRRSTT, from the coding sequence ATGACCACGCACGCGCGACGCGGACTGATCGTCATCATGGCGCTCCTCGTCGGTCTGTTCGTCGCCGGACCGGCGGGAGCGAGCACCCTGCCCACCGAGCCGGGGCCGTCGGGGACTCCGTGCCCGACGGACCGTCCTGGCTACGCCGCTCCCGGCGTCTGCCAGCTCACCGCGCACGTCAACCCCGTCTGCGTGAACGACGTGCCGCTGCTGAAGTACTCGCTCGAGGAGATGGGCACCACCCTCACCACGGCGACGATCACCTGGGTGCACCCCGGCGGCACGGACGTGGTGCTCACCGACCAGCCGCTCAACGGCACGCTCCTGTGGCCGGGCGCCGTCCTGGACAACAAGGGCACGATCGTCGACTGGCCCGGCTGGACGCAGCAGTCCGACGGCAGCTGGACCCGCGGTGACGCCTTCGACTGGGCCCGGCAGCCCGTCGAGGTGCGTTTCGAGGTCAACCCGTCCACCGTCGCGACGGTGAGCTACCCGGCCGTCGCCGGCGCGTGCGACCCGGTGAACTCGGCGGTCCTCGCGGCGGACGACGTCACACCGACCTCGTCCGTGCGGTCGGCCGTGCTGGCCGCCACCGGTTCCGACGTGGCGCCGTACGCCTTCGGCGGTGCCGGGCTGGTGCTGCTCGGCACGCTGCTGCTGGTGATCCGGGCGGCCATGCACCGCCAGGCGCGTCAGACGAGGCGCTCGACCACGTAG
- the serC gene encoding phosphoserine transaminase — MATAPDLHIPADLLPRDGRFGCGPSKVRPEQVAALAAVGGSLLGTSHRQKPVRALVGRVRAGLTALFDAPDGYEVVLGNGGTNAFWAMATACLVDHRAAHASFGEFGAKFVTSTSRAPFLAEPHVVTAEPGSMVVPEHVDGVDVYAWPHNETSTGAMAPVRRVAGSREQGALVLVDATSGAGALPVDVRQTDVYYFAPQKVFASDGGLWLALVSTAAVERSARIETGDRWIPEFLSFSAAVTNSRLDQTLNTPAVATLVLLAEQLDWMLEQGGLEWAAARSATSAGHLYSWAESRDWASPFVADAAARSTVVGTVDLAEDVQADTVAAVLRAHGIVDTEPYRRLGRNQLRIGMFPAVEPDDVLALTACIDYVVERLV, encoded by the coding sequence GTGGCCACGGCTCCCGACCTGCACATCCCTGCCGACCTGCTGCCCCGGGACGGACGGTTCGGCTGCGGCCCGTCCAAGGTCCGGCCCGAGCAGGTGGCCGCGCTCGCCGCGGTGGGCGGCTCGCTGCTCGGCACGTCGCACCGGCAGAAGCCGGTCCGAGCGCTCGTCGGCCGGGTGCGCGCGGGGCTGACCGCGCTGTTCGACGCGCCCGACGGGTACGAGGTGGTGCTCGGCAACGGCGGCACCAACGCGTTCTGGGCGATGGCGACGGCCTGCCTGGTCGACCACCGCGCGGCGCACGCCTCGTTCGGCGAGTTCGGCGCCAAGTTCGTCACCTCGACGTCCCGCGCCCCGTTCCTGGCCGAGCCGCACGTGGTGACGGCCGAGCCCGGTTCGATGGTGGTGCCGGAGCACGTCGACGGCGTCGACGTGTACGCGTGGCCGCACAACGAGACCTCCACCGGTGCGATGGCGCCGGTGCGCCGGGTGGCCGGCTCGCGCGAGCAGGGTGCCCTGGTCCTCGTCGACGCGACGTCCGGCGCCGGCGCGCTGCCGGTGGACGTGCGGCAGACGGACGTCTACTACTTCGCGCCGCAGAAGGTGTTCGCCTCCGACGGCGGCCTCTGGTTGGCCCTCGTCTCGACCGCCGCCGTCGAGCGCTCCGCCCGGATCGAGACCGGCGACCGCTGGATCCCCGAGTTCCTCTCCTTCAGCGCCGCGGTGACCAACTCCCGGCTGGACCAGACCCTGAACACCCCCGCCGTGGCGACGCTGGTGCTGCTCGCCGAGCAGCTGGACTGGATGCTCGAGCAGGGGGGTCTGGAGTGGGCCGCGGCACGCAGCGCCACGTCCGCCGGGCACCTGTACTCGTGGGCGGAGTCGCGAGACTGGGCGAGCCCGTTCGTCGCCGACGCAGCCGCGAGGTCCACCGTGGTCGGCACGGTGGACCTCGCGGAGGACGTGCAGGCGGACACGGTGGCGGCGGTGCTCCGTGCCCACGGCATCGTGGACACCGAGCCCTACCGCCGCCTAGGTCGCAACCAGCTGCGGATCGGCATGTTCCCGGCGGTGGAGCCCGACGACGTGCTGGCCCTCACCGCCTGCATCGACTACGTGGTCGAGCGCCTCGTCTGA
- a CDS encoding metal-dependent transcriptional regulator has product MTDLIDTTEMYLKTIYELVEEGIPPLRARIAERLGHSGPTVSQTVARMERDGLVVLSGDRHLELTPQGMARATRVMRKHRLAERLLTDVIGLDWPHVHEEACRWEHVMSEQVERRLAALLEHPRFDPYGNPIPGLDELGERPTGVGFLDDVAPLAGEGVPTAAAQVVVARIAEPLQVDTELLARLSDAGVTPGARVDVERGEGVVTVGVPGSGVVLDLPDDVARHIFVSVS; this is encoded by the coding sequence GTGACCGACCTGATCGACACCACCGAGATGTACCTCAAGACCATCTACGAGCTGGTCGAGGAGGGCATCCCGCCGTTGCGCGCCCGGATCGCCGAGCGGCTCGGGCACTCCGGCCCCACCGTCTCGCAGACCGTGGCGCGGATGGAGCGGGACGGTCTGGTGGTGCTCAGCGGGGACCGGCACCTCGAGCTCACCCCGCAGGGGATGGCACGAGCCACCCGCGTGATGCGCAAGCACCGGCTCGCCGAGCGGCTGCTGACGGATGTGATCGGCCTGGACTGGCCGCACGTCCACGAGGAGGCGTGCCGCTGGGAGCACGTGATGAGCGAGCAGGTGGAGCGGCGGCTGGCCGCGCTGCTGGAGCACCCGCGGTTCGACCCCTACGGCAACCCGATCCCCGGGCTGGACGAGCTCGGGGAGCGGCCCACCGGCGTGGGGTTCCTGGACGACGTCGCGCCTCTCGCGGGCGAGGGCGTCCCCACGGCGGCCGCCCAGGTGGTGGTCGCCCGGATCGCCGAGCCCCTGCAGGTGGACACCGAGCTGCTCGCGCGGCTCTCGGACGCCGGTGTGACACCCGGCGCACGGGTGGACGTGGAACGCGGCGAGGGCGTGGTGACGGTGGGCGTGCCGGGGTCGGGTGTGGTGCTGGACCTGCCCGACGACGTGGCCCGACACATCTTCGTGTCCGTGTCCTGA
- a CDS encoding C40 family peptidase, giving the protein MSQSTVRARHRAARRPSTPLTQLASTATAQMAVVGRRTAVVAASSGLVVSVLGAAPAIAEPNDASGLASVDTATLTGAARAALDAAPVVTAPDQATWTLDVDDVTAVKPAPVVKAKTTATSRTATATSRSTVRAAATVAAPPSVAGSAVLQIAARYVGVPYVYGGTTPSGFDCSGFTQYVYAQLGISLPRTAEAQRSAGTIVSRADAQPGDLIYSPGHIAIYAGGDMEIDAPRPGGSVQFRSIWQSAPVFIRVS; this is encoded by the coding sequence TTGTCCCAGAGCACTGTTCGCGCCCGGCACCGGGCCGCACGCCGTCCGTCCACCCCCCTCACCCAGCTCGCCTCCACCGCCACCGCGCAGATGGCCGTCGTCGGCCGTCGCACCGCGGTGGTCGCTGCGTCTTCGGGGCTCGTCGTCTCGGTTCTGGGCGCTGCGCCGGCGATCGCCGAGCCCAACGACGCCTCGGGCCTCGCCTCGGTGGACACCGCGACGCTGACGGGGGCCGCTCGCGCCGCTCTCGACGCCGCCCCCGTGGTGACCGCTCCTGACCAGGCCACCTGGACCCTCGACGTCGACGACGTCACCGCCGTCAAGCCGGCACCGGTCGTCAAGGCCAAGACCACCGCCACCAGCCGCACGGCGACCGCGACCTCGCGCTCCACCGTCCGCGCTGCTGCGACGGTCGCTGCGCCTCCGAGCGTCGCCGGCAGCGCCGTGCTGCAGATCGCGGCTCGTTACGTGGGCGTCCCGTACGTCTACGGCGGCACCACGCCGTCGGGCTTCGACTGCTCCGGCTTCACGCAGTACGTCTACGCGCAGCTCGGCATCAGCCTGCCGCGCACCGCCGAGGCCCAGCGCAGCGCCGGCACGATCGTCTCGCGCGCCGACGCGCAGCCCGGTGACCTGATCTACTCGCCCGGCCACATCGCGATCTACGCGGGCGGCGACATGGAGATCGACGCCCCGCGCCCGGGCGGCTCGGTCCAGTTCCGCTCGATCTGGCAGAGCGCCCCGGTGTTCATCCGGGTGTCCTGA